The window ATCGCATTCGCACCCATTGCTTTCGCGTTTTCCACCATCCGGTCCATCGCCTGCTTCCTGGCGTCCTCGAGCATTTCAGTATACTGATTAATTTCGCCGCCGACCAATCCCTTAAAGGAAGCCATAATATCCTTGCCAATTCCCCTTGCCCTTACGGTTAGTCCAAATACAGGACCCTTCACCTCAACAATTTTATAGTTGGGGATTCGTTCTGTCGTCACTACTAGCAT of the Bacillus tuaregi genome contains:
- a CDS encoding YbjQ family protein, with protein sequence MLVVTTERIPNYKIVEVKGPVFGLTVRARGIGKDIMASFKGLVGGEINQYTEMLEDARKQAMDRMVENAKAMGANAIIMMRYDSGEIGQNMSEIVAYGTAVIAERD